A single genomic interval of Sphingopyxis sp. CCNWLW2 harbors:
- a CDS encoding Dps family protein, which yields MSEKNDNAPAVADALNALLADSFALYLKTKNYHWHVQGPHFRELHLLFDEQAAQIFATTDLIAERVRKNGASTLRSIGDVSRRASIRDDDSAGVDAEAMIRTLAGDNKILLGQLKEVKAAAEAGGDIATSGLVDGWADETQQRIWFLEATLGY from the coding sequence ATGTCCGAGAAAAATGACAATGCTCCCGCCGTCGCCGACGCGCTGAATGCGCTGCTCGCCGACAGTTTCGCGCTTTATCTGAAAACGAAAAACTATCACTGGCACGTCCAGGGCCCGCATTTTCGCGAGCTGCACCTGCTGTTCGACGAGCAGGCGGCGCAGATTTTCGCGACGACCGACCTGATCGCCGAGCGTGTGCGCAAAAATGGCGCGTCGACCTTGCGCTCGATCGGCGACGTCAGTCGCCGCGCCTCGATCCGCGACGATGACAGCGCAGGCGTCGATGCCGAGGCGATGATCCGCACGCTGGCGGGCGATAACAAGATCCTGCTCGGCCAGCTCAAGGAGGTGAAGGCCGCGGCCGAGGCCGGCGGCGACATTGCGACGAGCGGACTGGTCGACGGCTGGGCCGACGAGACGCAGCAGCGGATCTGGTTCCTCGAGGCGACGCTGGGCTATTGA
- a CDS encoding cold-shock protein, translating into MSFNKDRRGQRGRGKRDDFGNFDSFEPAPYGGDSYGGGNRGGGFGDRGGFGGGDRGGFGGGDRGGFGGGDRGGGGFGGGRGGGMPAQVVGEGNGTVKFFNASKGFGFVARDDGGEDVFVHISAVEQAGLQGLASGQPLGFTLVERNGKVSAIDLKIEGEPMPVEEFAPRQRDDRGPGGAPGGARGRRQLTGERTSGTVKFFNTTKGFGFIARDDGQADAFVHISAVQRAGMAGLDEGDRVAFDIEVDDRGKFAAVNIQPHQD; encoded by the coding sequence ATGAGTTTCAACAAGGATCGCCGCGGCCAGCGGGGGCGCGGCAAGCGCGATGATTTCGGCAATTTCGACAGCTTCGAACCTGCACCCTATGGCGGCGACAGCTATGGCGGCGGCAACCGCGGTGGCGGCTTCGGCGACCGCGGCGGCTTCGGCGGCGGTGATCGTGGCGGCTTCGGCGGCGGCGACCGCGGCGGCTTCGGCGGCGGCGATCGTGGCGGCGGCGGCTTCGGCGGCGGACGTGGCGGCGGCATGCCCGCGCAGGTCGTCGGCGAAGGCAATGGCACGGTGAAATTCTTCAACGCATCGAAGGGCTTCGGTTTCGTCGCCCGCGACGATGGCGGCGAGGACGTGTTCGTCCACATCAGCGCGGTCGAACAGGCCGGGCTTCAGGGTCTCGCTTCGGGCCAGCCGCTCGGCTTCACGCTCGTCGAACGCAACGGCAAGGTTTCGGCCATCGATCTCAAGATCGAAGGCGAGCCGATGCCGGTCGAGGAATTCGCTCCGCGCCAGCGTGACGATCGCGGCCCCGGCGGCGCCCCGGGCGGCGCCCGCGGCCGTCGGCAGCTGACCGGTGAACGCACCTCGGGCACCGTCAAATTCTTCAACACGACGAAGGGCTTCGGCTTTATCGCGCGCGACGATGGGCAGGCCGATGCCTTTGTCCACATCAGCGCGGTGCAGCGCGCCGGCATGGCGGGCCTCGACGAAGGCGACCGCGTCGCGTTCGACATCGAGGTCGACGACCGCGGCAAGTTCGCCGCGGTGAACATCCAGCCGCATCAGGACTGA
- a CDS encoding ribonuclease D has product MTVYFHEEDLPEGVLGSGAVAIDTETMGLNPQRDRLCLVQISDGSGDEHLVRFKPGSSYDAPVLKAILTDPNRLKLFHFARFDIAALQQALGVVTAPVYCTKIASKLIRTYTDRHGLKELVRELLGQEVSKQQQSSDWGAAELSDAQRDYAASDVRFLHAMKTILDVRLAREGRTDLAQACFDFLPTRAALDLAGWPEVDIFAHT; this is encoded by the coding sequence ATGACTGTCTATTTCCACGAAGAAGATTTGCCCGAGGGCGTGCTGGGCTCGGGCGCGGTTGCGATCGATACCGAGACCATGGGGTTGAACCCGCAGCGCGACCGATTGTGCCTTGTCCAGATCAGCGACGGGTCGGGCGACGAGCATCTCGTCCGCTTCAAGCCCGGCAGCAGCTATGACGCGCCGGTGCTGAAGGCGATATTGACTGATCCTAATAGGTTGAAATTGTTTCATTTTGCGCGCTTCGACATCGCGGCGCTGCAGCAGGCGCTCGGCGTCGTCACCGCGCCTGTCTATTGCACCAAGATCGCCTCGAAGCTGATCCGCACCTACACCGACCGGCATGGCCTGAAGGAACTGGTGCGCGAACTCCTGGGCCAGGAAGTGTCGAAGCAGCAGCAGTCGAGCGACTGGGGCGCCGCCGAGCTCAGCGACGCGCAGCGCGACTATGCCGCGAGCGACGTGCGCTTCCTGCACGCAATGAAAACGATTCTCGATGTGCGGCTGGCGCGCGAGGGACGCACCGACTTGGCGCAGGCCTGTTTCGATTTCCTGCCGACGCGCGCCGCGCTCGACCTCGCGGGTTGGCCCGAGGTCGATATTTTCGCCCATACGTGA
- the lptC gene encoding LPS export ABC transporter periplasmic protein LptC, translating to MSERADLDRTMRRMWAASGSSHDRVVRILRYGLPLVIGVVAAVLVFSPFTQRAEISFLLSKDKVEMAKERMKVTRAEYRGQDAKGQPFALLAGSAVQKSSAEPIVRMTDLSGAIKLTDGPATIVAKDSAYNMETEKVAVPGLVQVKSAGGYSINATNVAVDLKTRSLFGQGGVNGTLNIGTFSANQLAADLDKRIVRLQGNARLRINQGVIK from the coding sequence ATGTCCGAACGCGCCGATCTTGACCGTACGATGCGCCGCATGTGGGCGGCGAGCGGGTCGAGTCACGACCGTGTCGTGCGCATCCTGCGTTACGGGCTGCCGCTCGTCATCGGCGTCGTCGCGGCGGTTCTTGTCTTTTCGCCCTTCACTCAGCGTGCCGAGATCAGCTTCCTCTTGTCCAAGGACAAGGTCGAGATGGCCAAGGAGCGAATGAAGGTGACGCGCGCCGAATATCGCGGCCAGGATGCGAAGGGGCAGCCGTTCGCGCTGCTCGCGGGCAGCGCGGTCCAGAAAAGTTCGGCCGAGCCGATCGTGCGGATGACCGACCTGTCGGGGGCGATCAAGCTCACCGACGGCCCGGCGACGATCGTCGCGAAGGACAGCGCCTATAATATGGAGACCGAAAAGGTCGCGGTGCCCGGGCTGGTGCAGGTCAAGAGCGCGGGCGGCTATAGTATCAACGCGACCAATGTCGCGGTCGACCTCAAGACACGCAGCCTTTTCGGGCAGGGCGGCGTCAATGGCACGTTGAACATTGGCACTTTTTCGGCCAACCAGCTGGCCGCCGACCTCGACAAACGGATCGTGCGCCTGCAGGGCAATGCGCGGCTGCGGATCAATCAGGGAGTGATCAAATGA
- a CDS encoding LptA/OstA family protein, with the protein MKSVLLAGAGFALTSLALLSAGTGGDTAGAQALANHNSAAPVDFDAGSIEVQDRADRVVLAGNVRVTQAGMTLTAARMTVAYSRQGGTEVNRLDATGGVVVTKGDERASGNVAIYDLDRRLITMVGNVQLTQRGNRLNGGRMVIDLSTGRATVDGRGAARGPDGKPIQGGTGGRVTGTFTVPERKQ; encoded by the coding sequence ATGAAAAGCGTGCTGCTCGCCGGCGCGGGCTTTGCGCTGACCAGCCTCGCGCTGCTGTCGGCCGGCACCGGCGGCGACACCGCAGGGGCGCAGGCGCTCGCCAACCACAACAGCGCCGCCCCCGTCGATTTCGACGCCGGCAGCATCGAGGTGCAGGACCGCGCCGACCGCGTCGTGCTCGCGGGCAATGTCCGCGTGACGCAGGCGGGGATGACGCTGACCGCGGCGCGGATGACCGTCGCCTACAGCCGCCAGGGCGGCACCGAAGTCAACCGGCTCGACGCGACCGGCGGCGTCGTGGTGACCAAGGGCGACGAGCGCGCATCGGGCAATGTCGCGATCTATGACCTCGACCGGCGGCTGATCACGATGGTCGGCAATGTCCAGCTGACGCAGCGCGGCAACCGGCTGAACGGCGGGCGCATGGTGATCGACCTCAGCACCGGGCGCGCGACGGTCGACGGGCGCGGCGCGGCGCGCGGCCCCGACGGCAAACCGATCCAAGGCGGCACCGGCGGGCGCGTCACCGGCACCTTCACCGTACCGGAAAGAAAGCAGTAA
- a CDS encoding ABCB family ABC transporter ATP-binding protein/permease produces MPPDTSTSADASREPPVLATLRRFLPYLWPAGQTEAKVRIVLAALIVLASKGVQLSMGFLYGDAIDRMAPGMEPGVAIAIGFLLAYAGARFAGTLFDNLRNVVFERVGQDATRELAIATFRHLHALSLRFHLARRTGEVTKVIERGTKSIDTMLYFLLFNIAPTIIELTAVLVIFWTKFSFGLAGATALMVIVYIIFTRKVTDWRNALRARMNDLDTLTIGRSVDSLLNYETVKYFGAEAREEARYRDVADQYARAAVKSENSLAWLNIGQSFITNAALAGAMAYTAWGWSKGQFQVGDVVLVNTLLMQLFRPLDLLGMVYRTIRQGVIDMEAMFRLIDTPPEISDAPDAWPLIVNGGAVAFEDVVFGYEPDRTILNGVSFAVGAGETLAIVGPSGVGKSTIARLLFRFYDPQGGRVLIDDQDIAKVTQKSLRAEIGIVPQDTVLFNDSIGYNIAYGREGASADEIAAAAEGAAIDGFIAILPHGYDTEVGERGLKLSGGEKQRVAIARTLLKNPPVLILDEATSALDSRTEAAIQDTLERIAARRTTLVIAHRLSTVTGADRIIVLDKGRVAETGTHDQLLGMRGLYADMWARQQAERDEGTVDA; encoded by the coding sequence ATGCCGCCTGACACCTCCACTTCCGCCGACGCCTCGCGCGAGCCGCCCGTCCTTGCGACGCTGCGGCGTTTCCTGCCCTATCTGTGGCCGGCGGGGCAGACCGAGGCCAAGGTCCGCATTGTCCTCGCGGCGCTGATCGTGCTCGCGTCGAAGGGGGTGCAGCTGTCGATGGGCTTCCTCTATGGCGACGCGATCGACCGGATGGCGCCGGGGATGGAGCCGGGTGTCGCGATCGCGATCGGATTCCTGCTCGCTTATGCCGGCGCGCGCTTTGCCGGGACCTTGTTCGATAATCTCCGCAACGTCGTGTTCGAACGCGTCGGGCAGGACGCGACGCGCGAGCTCGCGATCGCGACCTTTCGCCACCTTCACGCGCTGAGCCTGCGCTTCCATCTCGCGCGGCGGACGGGTGAGGTGACCAAGGTGATCGAGCGCGGCACCAAAAGCATCGATACGATGCTTTATTTCCTGCTGTTCAATATCGCACCGACGATCATCGAGCTGACCGCGGTGCTGGTGATTTTCTGGACGAAGTTCAGCTTTGGCCTTGCGGGCGCCACCGCGCTGATGGTCATTGTCTATATCATCTTCACGCGCAAGGTGACCGACTGGCGCAACGCGCTTCGTGCCCGGATGAACGACCTCGACACGTTGACGATCGGGCGCAGCGTCGACAGCCTGCTCAATTACGAAACGGTCAAATATTTCGGCGCCGAAGCGCGCGAAGAGGCACGTTATCGCGACGTCGCCGACCAATATGCGCGCGCCGCGGTCAAGAGCGAGAACAGCCTGGCCTGGCTCAACATCGGACAGAGCTTCATCACCAACGCCGCGCTGGCGGGGGCGATGGCCTATACGGCATGGGGCTGGTCGAAGGGGCAGTTCCAGGTCGGCGACGTCGTGCTGGTGAACACGTTGCTGATGCAATTGTTCCGCCCGCTCGATCTGCTTGGCATGGTCTATCGCACCATTCGCCAGGGGGTGATCGACATGGAGGCGATGTTCCGCCTGATCGACACGCCGCCCGAGATCAGCGATGCGCCGGACGCGTGGCCGCTGATCGTGAACGGCGGCGCGGTGGCGTTCGAGGATGTCGTCTTCGGCTACGAACCCGACCGGACGATCCTCAATGGCGTGAGCTTCGCGGTCGGCGCGGGCGAGACGCTGGCGATCGTCGGGCCGTCGGGGGTGGGCAAGTCGACGATCGCGCGGCTGCTCTTCCGCTTCTATGATCCGCAGGGCGGGCGCGTGCTGATCGACGATCAGGATATCGCCAAGGTCACGCAGAAAAGCCTGCGCGCCGAGATCGGCATCGTCCCGCAAGACACGGTGCTGTTCAACGACAGCATCGGGTACAATATCGCCTATGGCCGCGAGGGCGCGAGCGCGGATGAAATTGCCGCGGCGGCCGAGGGCGCGGCGATCGACGGGTTTATCGCGATCCTGCCGCACGGTTATGACACCGAGGTCGGCGAGCGCGGGCTGAAGCTGTCGGGCGGTGAGAAACAGCGCGTCGCGATCGCGCGGACATTGCTCAAAAACCCGCCGGTGCTGATCCTCGACGAGGCGACGAGCGCGCTCGACAGCCGCACCGAGGCGGCGATCCAGGACACGCTCGAACGGATTGCGGCGCGGCGCACGACCTTGGTTATCGCGCACCGGCTGTCGACGGTGACCGGCGCCGACCGGATCATCGTGCTCGACAAGGGGCGTGTCGCCGAAACCGGCACGCACGACCAACTGCTCG